One window of Bos javanicus breed banteng chromosome 1, ARS-OSU_banteng_1.0, whole genome shotgun sequence genomic DNA carries:
- the LOC133254189 gene encoding DNA-directed RNA polymerases I, II, and III subunit RPABC5 has protein sequence MIIPVRCFTCGKIVGNKWEAYLGLLQAEYTEGDALDALGLKRYCCRRMLLAHVDLIEKLLNYAPLEK, from the coding sequence ATGATCATCCCTGTTCGCTGCTTCACGTGTGGCAAGATCGTCGGCAACAAGTGGGAGGCCTACCTGGGCCTGCTGCAGGCCGAGTACACCGAGGGGGACGCCCTGGATGCGCTGGGCCTGAAGCGCTACTGCTGCCGCCGCATGCTGCTTGCCCACGTGGACCTGATCGAGAAGCTGCTCAACTACGCACCCTTGGAGAAGTGA